Proteins encoded by one window of Methanobacterium sp. CWC-01:
- a CDS encoding carboxymuconolactone decarboxylase family protein, with protein MEKKKLPKNYQNIRIRYEEYGQALSQLGMAVKNAGPLDEKTVQLIQIAAATAIKSEGSVHSHTRRALELGVTPDEIYHSILLLTSIIGFPSVAAAISWVDDLTLED; from the coding sequence ATGGAAAAGAAAAAACTGCCCAAAAACTATCAAAACATCAGAATCCGTTATGAAGAATATGGTCAGGCTTTAAGCCAACTGGGAATGGCGGTGAAAAATGCTGGCCCCCTGGATGAGAAAACCGTCCAACTTATCCAGATTGCCGCTGCTACCGCCATTAAATCTGAAGGATCGGTGCACAGTCACACCCGCCGGGCACTTGAACTGGGAGTAACTCCAGATGAAATTTATCACAGCATACTTCTTTTAACCAGCATAATAGGATTTCCCAGTGTGGCGGCTGCGATTTCATGGGTGGATGACCTTACCCTTGAAGATTGA
- a CDS encoding 4Fe-4S binding protein, with amino-acid sequence MPIGLKLYPELCHGCGNCVIACPVNSANSPEIAGGKGPTDDVEVIMIVEDGQITMRNSNLCGKCGTCVESCPVDAIKLEDLE; translated from the coding sequence ATGCCAATAGGACTAAAATTATACCCCGAACTTTGCCACGGGTGTGGAAACTGCGTTATAGCTTGTCCCGTGAATTCAGCCAACAGTCCTGAGATCGCTGGTGGAAAGGGGCCAACCGACGACGTGGAAGTAATCATGATCGTGGAGGACGGTCAAATAACCATGAGAAATTCCAATCTCTGTGGAAAATGTGGTACTTGTGTTGAAAGTTGTCCTGTCGATGCAATAAAACTGGAGGATCTAGAATGA
- the fwdD gene encoding tungsten-dependent formylmethanofuran dehydrogenase subunit FwdD has product MNVILNTGRTVWQGQAIESGKDLKMYVDAAAICHMNREMMDEMGLKEGDNIQVVSNFGDVVVRVVKTKETLPDGMIFIPMGPWANRVIDPDTDSTATPRFKNIPVEINVTDEEVLDMPTLLKVYRKYS; this is encoded by the coding sequence ATGAACGTCATACTCAACACAGGAAGAACGGTGTGGCAGGGTCAAGCCATTGAATCTGGTAAAGATCTGAAGATGTACGTAGATGCCGCTGCCATCTGCCACATGAACCGTGAAATGATGGATGAAATGGGATTGAAGGAAGGAGACAACATCCAAGTCGTATCCAACTTTGGTGATGTAGTGGTGAGGGTAGTAAAAACCAAAGAAACCTTACCGGATGGAATGATCTTCATCCCCATGGGTCCCTGGGCCAACCGGGTCATCGATCCAGACACCGACTCCACTGCCACCCCCCGTTTCAAGAACATCCCGGTGGAAATCAACGTAACCGACGAAGAAGTGCTGGACATGCCCACTTTGTTGAAGGTTTACAGAAAATATAGTTAA
- a CDS encoding LysR family transcriptional regulator — protein MDIQPKLNLVINGHNFSYKLFETLRCVSKTFSQREAARRLGISHAVLNRRIKDAEDRLGFLLVDSSAAGSGLSGPGLEIMAQYQKLINRLREQEYPVICGGHISTGLMDSLCYNYGLDAVIYSTDDGSALRLAEMGLVDILTLDDPVHAFMRDLDFQPLAYDYLVLLSPPGKDLDNLEAVEGKNFVEVPHSAQRLAWNTLDQLKIHYHITELCSSPYNALRMVQNSQDLYTFLNRSLTPGWEFFADATRHLLTSVLYKDHERLKDFLDYVSGRGQRIVEKQGFERI, from the coding sequence ATGGACATCCAACCCAAGCTGAACCTGGTTATTAATGGCCATAATTTCAGTTACAAACTATTCGAAACCCTCAGATGTGTTTCTAAAACATTCTCACAACGTGAAGCAGCAAGACGTCTGGGAATATCCCACGCGGTTTTGAATAGGCGCATAAAGGATGCCGAAGATAGGCTGGGCTTCTTGCTGGTGGATAGTAGTGCTGCGGGATCGGGATTGAGCGGGCCAGGCCTGGAGATCATGGCCCAGTACCAGAAGTTAATTAACCGACTCCGTGAGCAGGAATATCCAGTTATATGCGGAGGGCATATTTCCACTGGCCTTATGGACAGTTTATGCTATAATTATGGTTTAGATGCGGTGATTTACAGTACCGATGATGGAAGTGCCCTTCGGTTGGCAGAAATGGGGCTAGTGGACATACTGACCCTGGATGATCCTGTCCACGCGTTTATGCGAGATTTGGACTTCCAGCCATTGGCCTACGACTACCTGGTCCTGTTATCCCCTCCCGGGAAGGATCTTGATAACCTAGAAGCTGTGGAAGGTAAAAATTTCGTGGAAGTCCCCCATTCTGCCCAGAGATTGGCCTGGAACACTCTCGACCAATTGAAAATCCATTACCACATTACCGAACTTTGCAGCTCTCCCTACAACGCCCTGAGGATGGTCCAGAATAGCCAGGATCTATACACCTTTCTCAATCGCAGCCTAACACCGGGTTGGGAATTTTTTGCCGATGCTACTAGACATTTACTAACATCAGTCCTTTACAAGGACCATGAAAGGCTGAAAGATTTCCTGGACTATGTTTCTGGCAGGGGTCAGAGGATAGTGGAGAAGCAGGGCTTTGAAAGAATTTAA
- a CDS encoding formylmethanofuran dehydrogenase subunit B has protein sequence MELVKNVVCPFCGTLCDDIICKVENDEIVGTINACRIGHSKFVHAEGAMRWKKPQIRDENGELVETTYDEAIEKAAQILAESKRPLMYGWSCTECEAQAVGMDLAEHTKAIVDNTASVCHGPSVLALQDVGYPICTFGEVKNRADVVVYWGCNPMHAHPRHLSRHVFARGFFRERGRSDRTLIVVDPRESDSSKLADIHLQVGYNQDYELLDAMRAAMMGHEILYDEVAGIPREEITEAVEVLKNAQFGILFFGMGITHSRGKHRNIDTAIMMVQDLNNFAKFTLIPMRGHYNVTGFNQVATWESGYPYCIDFATGIPRYNPGESGANDVLQNRETDAMMVIASDPGAHFPQKSLRRMAEIPVIAIEPHRTPTTELADIILPPAIVGMETDGTAYRMEGVPIRMRKVVDSDLLSDREILERLLKRVMEIKTASK, from the coding sequence ATGGAACTTGTAAAAAACGTAGTGTGCCCCTTTTGTGGAACACTATGTGACGACATTATCTGTAAGGTGGAAAACGACGAGATCGTCGGGACCATCAACGCCTGTCGAATTGGACACAGCAAGTTTGTCCATGCAGAAGGTGCCATGCGCTGGAAGAAACCCCAGATAAGGGATGAAAACGGCGAACTGGTGGAAACCACCTACGATGAGGCCATTGAAAAGGCTGCTCAAATCCTAGCAGAATCAAAAAGACCACTCATGTACGGTTGGAGCTGTACTGAATGTGAAGCTCAGGCAGTGGGTATGGACTTAGCCGAGCATACTAAAGCCATTGTGGATAACACTGCATCAGTGTGTCATGGACCATCAGTACTGGCTCTACAGGACGTTGGTTATCCCATCTGTACCTTTGGAGAAGTAAAAAACCGAGCCGATGTGGTGGTTTATTGGGGATGCAACCCTATGCACGCCCACCCACGACACCTGTCCCGCCACGTATTTGCCCGGGGATTCTTCCGGGAAAGGGGCCGATCTGATCGGACCCTTATTGTGGTAGATCCCCGTGAAAGTGACTCCTCAAAGCTGGCTGATATTCACCTGCAAGTGGGATACAACCAGGACTACGAACTCTTAGATGCCATGCGGGCGGCTATGATGGGTCATGAAATCCTCTACGATGAAGTGGCCGGAATACCCCGCGAAGAAATCACAGAAGCAGTAGAAGTCCTGAAAAATGCCCAGTTCGGTATACTCTTCTTCGGAATGGGAATCACCCACAGCCGGGGAAAACACCGAAACATCGACACCGCCATTATGATGGTACAGGACCTCAACAACTTCGCCAAGTTCACACTGATCCCCATGAGGGGACACTACAACGTGACTGGATTTAACCAAGTGGCCACCTGGGAGAGCGGATACCCCTACTGCATAGACTTCGCCACCGGAATCCCCCGCTACAATCCCGGTGAATCTGGAGCCAACGACGTCCTGCAGAACAGGGAAACCGATGCTATGATGGTAATCGCTTCCGATCCAGGGGCTCACTTCCCACAGAAGTCCCTGCGTCGCATGGCTGAGATACCAGTCATTGCCATCGAACCCCACCGCACCCCAACCACGGAACTGGCCGACATCATCCTACCACCCGCCATCGTGGGAATGGAAACTGATGGAACAGCCTATCGTATGGAAGGTGTTCCCATCCGGATGAGGAAAGTGGTGGACTCTGATCTTCTCTCTGACCGGGAAATTCTGGAAAGGCTGCTCAAAAGGGTAATGGAAATTAAAACCGCTTCCAAGTAA
- the hxlB gene encoding 6-phospho-3-hexuloisomerase has translation MILNDAVDEILDNVRKVSDSLDPENIQQMNNILKTSQNVFVMGLGRSGLMARAFAMRLMHLGISVYVVGETITPAITSEDCLLAISGSGETLSIISAAEMAQKRSAKIIAVTSYVDSTLGEMADLIVHIEGRTKIDSEKNYLTRQINGKHQSLSPLGTLFEVTSLIFLDGIIAQLMVEMGKTEEDLKARHTVLE, from the coding sequence ATGATTCTAAATGATGCTGTAGATGAGATATTGGATAATGTGCGAAAAGTTTCGGATAGTCTGGACCCTGAAAACATACAACAGATGAATAATATCCTTAAAACTTCTCAAAATGTATTTGTAATGGGCCTGGGACGTTCCGGGCTGATGGCACGGGCATTTGCCATGCGACTGATGCACCTGGGAATCAGTGTCTACGTGGTGGGTGAGACCATAACTCCGGCCATTACGAGTGAAGATTGTCTTCTGGCCATATCTGGGTCAGGTGAAACTCTCTCCATAATCAGCGCAGCGGAAATGGCCCAGAAAAGAAGTGCCAAGATTATTGCCGTTACTTCGTACGTGGATTCTACTCTGGGTGAAATGGCCGATCTGATAGTGCACATTGAAGGCCGTACCAAAATTGATTCTGAAAAAAATTACCTAACCCGGCAAATAAACGGAAAACACCAATCTTTATCTCCGTTGGGAACCTTATTCGAGGTTACCAGCCTGATATTCCTGGATGGGATCATTGCCCAGCTCATGGTGGAAATGGGCAAAACCGAGGAAGATTTGAAGGCTCGGCACACCGTACTGGAATAG
- the mobB gene encoding molybdopterin-guanine dinucleotide biosynthesis protein B has product MKIVSVAGTKKTGKTTLVTRLIRELVKRGFRVGTIKNTHSKLDIEGKDTWKHREAGAQMVVGVGEETVFIIDETLELDDIIRKMECLRELDFLVIEGFKTSPYAKIATSDLPGPLVLARVEVEKVDEEELKALTDLVETRTFGLLANMDCQECGYTSCQKMSEAVVQGETGEDVCVMKKLENVMLTIDGNKVALNPFVQKFVKNTFLGMISSMKIDADEIQDKKIELLIQNEDNR; this is encoded by the coding sequence ATGAAGATCGTGTCAGTGGCTGGTACCAAAAAAACGGGAAAAACCACCCTGGTAACTAGGCTAATCAGGGAACTTGTGAAAAGAGGTTTCAGGGTGGGAACCATTAAAAACACTCACAGTAAGCTGGATATTGAAGGTAAAGACACCTGGAAGCATCGCGAAGCCGGGGCCCAGATGGTGGTAGGTGTGGGTGAGGAAACCGTTTTCATAATAGACGAAACACTTGAACTAGACGATATAATTCGGAAAATGGAATGCCTGAGAGAACTGGATTTTCTGGTTATTGAAGGGTTTAAAACTTCACCCTATGCGAAAATCGCCACCTCTGATCTGCCCGGGCCACTGGTACTGGCCAGGGTGGAAGTAGAGAAGGTGGATGAAGAGGAACTTAAAGCCCTGACGGACCTGGTAGAGACCAGGACCTTTGGATTGCTGGCTAATATGGATTGTCAGGAATGTGGATACACTAGCTGCCAGAAAATGTCTGAAGCAGTGGTCCAGGGCGAAACCGGTGAGGATGTATGTGTCATGAAAAAGCTGGAAAACGTGATGCTAACCATCGACGGGAACAAAGTTGCCTTAAACCCCTTCGTCCAGAAATTTGTTAAAAACACCTTCCTGGGTATGATAAGCTCCATGAAAATCGATGCTGATGAAATTCAGGATAAAAAAATCGAACTACTGATACAAAATGAAGATAACCGATAA
- the fwdF gene encoding tungsten-dependent formylmethanofuran dehydrogenase subunit FwdF produces the protein METTELIEGKDISVERTGEEERKLEFKDALCASCGLCEKICPVSAIEVTPAGAMVRTEQDVSKIDIDENKCVLCGMCSSICPFEALDLKIGGESIKDMEEYPTLIKSAEISEDACIYCKACETACPQDAITIARQLPERAKLVSGEIEIDKETCVDCGICEEMCPADAITLEHKFPSSDDPTVSSDITVDKDKCVYCLVCKKACPVDAIKAVCRICSYGDYDINPEDSEIVGSSYIDDELCVNCGWCQEICPVDAAEVTKPFEGTLTLDQDLCQGCETCVMACPCNVLSFPESTEPGKKPEKLHKDEKYCIYCGACEKACPVGAINVERTKINCTPIKSKSWQKAFDSVKN, from the coding sequence ATGGAGACAACCGAACTTATTGAAGGTAAGGATATTTCTGTAGAGCGAACCGGCGAAGAAGAGAGAAAGCTCGAATTTAAAGATGCTCTCTGCGCTTCCTGTGGTTTGTGTGAGAAGATCTGTCCTGTAAGTGCAATTGAGGTAACCCCAGCTGGGGCCATGGTCAGAACAGAGCAAGATGTGAGTAAAATTGACATCGACGAAAATAAATGTGTGCTATGTGGAATGTGCAGCTCTATCTGTCCATTTGAAGCACTGGATCTCAAGATAGGTGGGGAGTCCATTAAGGACATGGAGGAATATCCAACTCTCATCAAATCTGCAGAGATAAGTGAAGATGCTTGTATTTACTGCAAAGCCTGTGAAACTGCCTGTCCACAGGATGCAATTACCATTGCCCGCCAACTACCGGAAAGAGCCAAGCTGGTCAGTGGTGAAATCGAAATCGACAAAGAAACCTGCGTGGATTGCGGAATATGTGAAGAAATGTGTCCTGCAGATGCTATAACCTTAGAACACAAATTCCCATCCTCTGACGATCCAACTGTGTCCTCAGATATCACGGTAGATAAAGATAAATGTGTATATTGCCTGGTGTGTAAAAAAGCATGCCCCGTAGATGCCATTAAGGCAGTCTGCAGAATCTGCTCCTATGGAGACTACGATATTAACCCCGAGGACTCTGAAATAGTAGGAAGCTCCTACATCGACGATGAACTGTGCGTAAACTGTGGCTGGTGCCAGGAGATCTGTCCAGTAGACGCTGCCGAAGTAACCAAACCATTTGAAGGTACCCTGACTCTAGACCAAGACCTGTGCCAGGGTTGTGAAACCTGTGTCATGGCCTGTCCATGTAACGTGTTATCCTTCCCAGAGTCAACGGAACCAGGTAAAAAGCCAGAAAAACTGCACAAAGACGAAAAATACTGCATATACTGTGGTGCATGTGAGAAAGCATGCCCAGTTGGTGCTATAAACGTCGAACGAACCAAAATCAACTGCACTCCCATCAAATCAAAATCATGGCAAAAGGCTTTTGATTCTGTTAAAAACTAA
- a CDS encoding helix-turn-helix domain-containing protein, translating to MPKHIVSGLRYLAAVELRKKGYPQREIAERLGMDRSTVSHYLNGRNISWNSIEIAEVIRNLCPRDFSTLTYALVKDKEKTRNIVKICSVRKYECNVKNTCIACGICVDVCFMSAIVLEDLKAQIDPNWCCGCVLCGEQCPTNSIEIKEVEDNGDNRTY from the coding sequence ATGCCCAAGCATATCGTATCTGGTTTAAGGTATCTGGCTGCAGTGGAGCTCAGAAAAAAGGGATATCCCCAGCGTGAGATAGCAGAAAGGCTGGGAATGGACCGTTCTACAGTTTCACACTATCTTAATGGCAGGAATATTTCATGGAATTCCATTGAGATTGCTGAGGTCATAAGAAACCTTTGTCCCCGAGATTTTTCTACTTTAACCTACGCTCTGGTGAAAGACAAAGAAAAAACCAGAAACATAGTTAAAATCTGTTCTGTTCGGAAATATGAATGTAATGTAAAAAATACGTGTATTGCTTGCGGAATTTGTGTGGATGTTTGTTTTATGAGCGCCATTGTGTTAGAAGATCTTAAGGCACAAATTGATCCTAATTGGTGCTGCGGATGTGTATTGTGTGGGGAGCAATGTCCCACCAATTCCATAGAAATAAAGGAGGTAGAAGATAATGGAGACAACCGAACTTATTGA
- the fdhD gene encoding formate dehydrogenase accessory sulfurtransferase FdhD, with protein sequence MERMLKKVKIVKVDQEAHSQEDLVVVDTRMELTINQQTLGKFYLSPHDLKEFALGYLLDERHITSLDEVKEIEIEPSIIKVFLKEEHQLDQESLGCYDGWLHEEQLIPKIESNYKVKREEIFRSFDKLLEEARIWSQTGGTHVAAIVGQGQFLVREDVSRHVAIDKVIGAGLMSHLDFSNSFIVCSGRIPPDRVLKLANVGIPIMITKAAPTVEGIRIGEKAGITLIGFLREGRFNIYTHPHRVIV encoded by the coding sequence ATGGAGCGGATGCTAAAAAAGGTGAAGATAGTAAAGGTGGATCAGGAAGCCCATTCCCAGGAAGACCTGGTGGTGGTGGACACCAGAATGGAACTGACCATCAACCAGCAAACATTGGGAAAGTTCTATCTAAGCCCCCATGATCTTAAAGAGTTTGCTCTGGGCTATCTGCTGGATGAACGTCACATAACATCCCTGGATGAAGTTAAAGAAATTGAAATTGAACCATCCATCATCAAAGTTTTTTTGAAGGAGGAACACCAGCTCGACCAGGAAAGTTTAGGTTGTTACGACGGATGGTTACATGAGGAACAGCTGATTCCAAAAATAGAATCCAATTATAAAGTAAAAAGAGAAGAAATCTTCCGTTCATTTGATAAACTACTGGAAGAAGCCAGGATATGGTCCCAAACTGGAGGCACCCACGTGGCGGCCATAGTGGGCCAGGGACAGTTCCTGGTCCGCGAGGATGTGAGCCGACACGTGGCCATCGATAAGGTTATTGGGGCTGGCTTGATGTCTCATCTGGATTTTTCAAACAGTTTTATTGTATGCAGTGGCCGAATACCCCCAGATAGGGTGCTTAAGCTGGCCAACGTAGGCATCCCCATAATGATCACCAAGGCCGCCCCGACAGTGGAGGGGATCCGAATAGGAGAAAAAGCTGGAATAACCCTGATCGGATTTCTTAGAGAGGGAAGATTCAACATATACACCCATCCCCATCGTGTTATAGTTTAA
- the fwdA gene encoding tungsten-dependent formylmethanofuran dehydrogenase subunit FwdA, translating to MEHIIKNGFVYDPLNEVDGEKMDICIKDGKIVDSVSSNANVIDATGKIIMPGGVDPHAHIAGAKVNVGRMYRPEDSKKDVEAAATGGRAGSGFSVPSTFMTGQRYAQMGYTTVMEAAMPPLLARHTHEEFHDTPIIDHAAFPLFGNNWFVMEYLKEGDVDGCAAYTSWLLKATKGYTIKIVNPGGTEAWAWGGNVHGIHDPSPYFDIEAAEIIKGLAQVNEMLGLPHAIHLHCNDLGHPGNYETTLASFDVPKGIKANPKTGSRDAVLYATHVQFHSYGGTSWRDVVSEAPTIANYINKNDHIVMDIGQVTLDETTTMTADGPMEFDLHSLNGLKWANCDVELETGSGVVPFIYAARAPVPALQWAVGMELFLLTEDAKKVCLTTDSPNAGPFTRYPRVISWLMSNRARNDLMDGELHKWAQRKSSIATLDREYSFLEIAQVTRATPAKVLGLSDTKGHLGAGADADVAIYNFNPETQNPSADYRALEAAFQHAALVLKDGTPVVKEGVVVNPTLRGRSYWVDTMLDETVYNEVVADVEKQFKQYYSVNFANYPVQDSYLPHSAPVKGVIQ from the coding sequence TTGGAACACATAATCAAAAACGGATTTGTTTACGATCCACTGAACGAAGTTGATGGAGAAAAGATGGATATCTGCATCAAAGACGGTAAAATTGTGGACTCAGTAAGCTCAAATGCAAATGTAATAGATGCCACCGGCAAAATAATAATGCCGGGAGGTGTAGACCCTCACGCTCACATCGCCGGAGCCAAGGTTAACGTGGGTCGTATGTACCGTCCTGAAGACAGTAAAAAAGACGTAGAAGCAGCTGCAACTGGTGGAAGGGCTGGCAGCGGATTTTCAGTACCATCCACATTCATGACTGGGCAGCGCTACGCCCAGATGGGTTACACCACCGTAATGGAGGCGGCTATGCCCCCACTACTGGCCAGACACACCCACGAAGAATTCCACGACACCCCCATCATTGACCACGCCGCTTTCCCATTATTCGGAAACAACTGGTTTGTAATGGAGTACCTTAAAGAAGGAGACGTGGATGGGTGCGCTGCATACACATCCTGGCTTTTAAAAGCTACTAAAGGTTACACCATAAAGATCGTTAACCCTGGAGGAACCGAAGCCTGGGCTTGGGGAGGAAACGTACATGGAATCCACGACCCATCCCCATACTTTGACATAGAGGCTGCTGAGATAATCAAAGGCCTGGCACAAGTGAACGAGATGTTAGGATTACCCCACGCCATACACCTTCACTGTAACGACCTGGGACACCCTGGAAACTACGAAACAACTCTGGCTTCCTTCGATGTACCAAAAGGGATAAAAGCCAACCCAAAAACGGGAAGCAGAGATGCAGTATTGTACGCTACCCACGTTCAGTTCCACAGTTACGGTGGAACCAGCTGGAGGGATGTGGTCTCCGAGGCACCCACCATTGCCAACTACATCAACAAGAACGACCACATCGTAATGGACATCGGACAGGTAACTCTGGACGAAACCACCACCATGACTGCTGACGGGCCTATGGAGTTCGATTTACACTCTCTGAACGGTCTTAAATGGGCTAACTGTGATGTAGAACTTGAAACCGGTTCTGGAGTCGTTCCATTCATTTATGCTGCTCGAGCACCAGTACCTGCCCTGCAATGGGCCGTGGGTATGGAGCTATTCCTATTAACCGAAGATGCAAAAAAAGTTTGTTTAACCACTGACAGTCCCAACGCCGGGCCATTCACCAGGTACCCAAGGGTTATCAGCTGGTTAATGAGTAACAGGGCCCGAAATGATTTAATGGATGGTGAACTCCACAAATGGGCCCAGAGGAAGAGTAGCATAGCCACGTTAGACCGTGAATACTCCTTCCTGGAGATTGCTCAGGTTACCCGGGCCACCCCAGCTAAAGTTCTGGGTCTATCTGACACCAAAGGGCACCTGGGAGCCGGCGCTGATGCCGACGTGGCTATTTACAACTTCAACCCCGAAACCCAGAACCCATCTGCAGATTACAGGGCCCTGGAAGCTGCTTTCCAACACGCGGCACTGGTCCTAAAAGATGGAACACCTGTGGTTAAAGAGGGTGTGGTGGTTAATCCTACCCTGCGTGGCCGAAGCTACTGGGTGGACACCATGTTAGACGAAACGGTATACAACGAAGTAGTGGCCGATGTGGAGAAACAGTTCAAACAGTACTACTCTGTTAACTTCGCCAACTATCCGGTGCAGGACAGCTATCTTCCCCACTCTGCTCCAGTTAAAGGGGTGATCCAATGA
- the moaA gene encoding GTP 3',8-cyclase MoaA: MKITDNYERPLISLRISITNRCNVRCFYCHHDGIIPQEYEMTPEEIFRISSVARNLGVKKIRLSGGEPLIRKDIVDIVRKVSALNFQDVSITTNGTLLQRYAQTLIDAGLKRVNISLDTLNPQTYRCITKKDYLEQVKAGIRSAVEVGLYPVKLNMVVMKGINDQEIWDMFHFCRDQGVILQLIELLQTENCTESDFFDEYHYDMNGFEKELKELSDRVKKRPFMQDRKKYFLEGGEIEVVRPMDNTKFCQNCTRLRITPEGKIKPCLLRNDNLVDLIEPMRRGYSDEQLKELFLEAIDNREPYFQETPH, encoded by the coding sequence ATGAAGATAACCGATAATTACGAAAGACCCCTCATATCCCTGCGGATATCCATAACCAACCGCTGTAACGTGCGCTGTTTTTACTGTCACCACGATGGAATCATACCCCAGGAGTATGAAATGACACCGGAAGAGATATTCAGAATCTCCAGTGTGGCCCGTAATCTGGGAGTGAAGAAAATCAGGCTTTCAGGGGGTGAACCCTTAATCCGCAAGGACATAGTAGATATTGTCCGGAAAGTATCTGCCCTGAACTTCCAGGACGTTTCCATAACCACCAACGGCACCCTGCTTCAGAGATACGCCCAAACTTTAATTGATGCGGGTCTTAAACGGGTGAACATCAGTCTGGACACCCTGAATCCCCAGACTTATCGTTGTATAACCAAAAAAGACTATCTCGAACAGGTTAAAGCAGGAATTCGGAGCGCCGTGGAGGTGGGACTGTATCCGGTTAAGCTGAATATGGTGGTGATGAAGGGTATCAACGACCAGGAGATCTGGGATATGTTCCACTTCTGCCGGGACCAGGGGGTGATTCTGCAACTTATCGAACTTTTGCAGACTGAAAATTGCACAGAAAGTGACTTTTTCGACGAATATCACTATGATATGAACGGATTTGAAAAAGAGCTAAAAGAATTATCCGATCGAGTTAAAAAACGACCTTTTATGCAGGACCGGAAGAAATACTTCCTGGAAGGGGGAGAAATCGAAGTGGTGCGCCCCATGGATAACACCAAGTTCTGTCAGAATTGTACACGCCTCCGTATAACACCGGAAGGAAAAATTAAGCCCTGTCTTTTGAGAAACGACAATCTAGTGGACTTAATTGAACCAATGCGCAGAGGCTATTCTGATGAACAACTGAAAGAATTATTTTTAGAAGCCATTGACAACCGAGAACCTTATTTCCAGGAAACCCCCCATTAG
- the fwdC gene encoding tungsten-dependent formylmethanofuran dehydrogenase subunit FwdC, producing MITLKPKEQPEVPLEVENVTPDAFAGKTVDEIKALPIWHGNGTVPLSDFFEVEGETGATAADTKILIDGDVSQTKRIGSGMTAGEITVKGNVSMYVGVGMKGGKITVEGNAKSWAGQDMSGGELTIMGDAGDYVGSSYRGDWRGMSGGLLTVYGNAGNEVAEYMNGGKIVIKGDVSIMPGIHMNNGLLIIEGNVIARTGGEMAGGTIVVKGVIEEFLAGFKYLGVEKNIEVDGEVIPGAFYKFNGDYAIKGANGTVYAAVAGNSHIAP from the coding sequence ATGATTACTTTAAAACCAAAAGAACAGCCAGAAGTGCCCCTAGAGGTAGAAAATGTAACTCCAGATGCTTTCGCTGGTAAAACAGTCGATGAAATCAAGGCCCTACCCATCTGGCATGGTAATGGCACGGTACCGCTCTCCGACTTCTTCGAAGTAGAAGGAGAAACCGGGGCCACTGCCGCCGATACCAAAATTCTAATCGACGGTGACGTATCCCAGACCAAACGCATTGGAAGCGGAATGACCGCCGGTGAAATAACCGTCAAGGGAAACGTCAGTATGTATGTTGGCGTGGGAATGAAAGGCGGAAAAATCACTGTGGAAGGAAACGCCAAATCCTGGGCTGGTCAGGACATGTCCGGTGGAGAACTGACCATCATGGGAGACGCCGGGGACTACGTAGGTTCATCCTACCGTGGTGACTGGAGAGGTATGAGTGGTGGTTTATTAACCGTTTATGGAAACGCTGGTAACGAAGTCGCCGAGTACATGAACGGCGGTAAGATCGTCATAAAAGGAGACGTCTCCATTATGCCCGGAATTCACATGAACAACGGCCTCTTGATCATTGAAGGTAACGTCATAGCCAGGACCGGAGGGGAAATGGCCGGCGGAACAATTGTGGTCAAGGGAGTTATTGAGGAATTCCTGGCCGGATTCAAATACCTTGGTGTAGAAAAGAACATCGAAGTGGATGGAGAAGTCATACCCGGAGCCTTCTACAAATTTAACGGAGATTACGCAATTAAAGGAGCTAATGGTACTGTCTACGCTGCAGTAGCAGGTAACAGTCACATAGCTCCCTAG